The nucleotide window ACGCGGTCGGGCCGAAAGACCTGCTGCGGCTGGGGAGGGACCTGGCCGAGACGGTGATCGCGCATCACGCGGCGCGGCGGAAGGGCCGGGCCTGGCAGATCACCATCGATCTGGACCCCACCGACGATCCCACGCACGGCGCCCAGCAACTCGCGCTGTTCAACGGGCACTATGGGACGTGGTGTTACCTGACGCTGCTGGGGTTTCTGCGCTTTGACGACGAACCCGAGCAGCACCTGTTCGCGGCCCTGCTGCGGCCCGGCACGGCCTCCCGCCAGGGCGTCAGCGGCCTGCTGGTGCGCGTGATCGCGCGGCTGCGGAGCGCGTTCCCGAAGGCGCGGCTGCTGGTGCGGCTCGATGGCGGCCTGGGGATCCCGGAGTTGCTGGATCGGCTGGAAGCCGTCGGGGTGGACTATGTCATCGGGCTGCCGACGAACGCCGTGCTGCGGCGGCGGGCGGAGAAGGCCCTGCGCAAAGCCCGTCGGCGGGCCCGCGAGACCGGCCAAACCGCCACCGCCTATACCGAGTGCGGGTACGCGGCCAAGACCTGGTCCCGGCGGCGCCGGGTGGTGATCAAGGCGGAGGTCGTCGCCCATCCCGGCCGGGCGCTCAAGGATAACCCCCGTTTCGTCGTCACTAATCGTCCCGAGCGGGCCCAGGCGGTCTACGAGCAGCTCTATTGCTATCGGGGCGAGATCGAGAACCGGATCAAGGAACTGCTGCACGGGCTGGAGGTGGATCGCACCAGTTGCTCGCGCTTCTGGGCCAACCAGTTCCGGGTGCTGCTGACCGCCGCGGCCTACGTGCTGCTGCAAGAGTTGCGGCGGCACGCGGCGCACACGGTCTGCGCCCGCGCGCAGGTCACGACGCTGCGCGAGCGGCTGCTCAAGCTGGGGGCGCGGGTGGTGGTCTCGGTGCGCCGCATCGTGCTGCACCTGCCCGCGTCGGCGCCCTTTCGCGAGGCGTGGCGGCAGGTGGCCTTGGCCGTCGGAGCGCGAGCGGGGTAGGCTGCACAGCTGCCGACCAGGGGGGGAACCGACACCGGGGGCGTGGTGCGTCTTTGGCAGGCCGGAACCCGGCGCCCGCGAGGCGGCAGCCGCTGTCTGAGGCCGTGGGAGACCCGAAAGGCCTGAGGCGCGTGCCTCGGCGGCGTCATCACGATGGGGAATATCCCGATATGAGCTTTATCCATGCGCTTCGGTAGAGTCGAGAATGGGCGCGGTAGCCGCAGGTCCGGGGAGTTGCTGTTTCCGCCCGCTTTCGCGTGTTGGCGGTGCCTCAATCCGTCCATGACCCCGTTTCCCATCCCCGCTCATCGAACCGGACGTGCGGATTTCCCGCATCCGGCTCTCCGACTGGTTTCACGAAAAGGCTCACGGACGAGCCCCCACATGCACCGTGCGAAGCCGCAGGACCCCCAAAGCACCGAAGATCATGTCGTCGTCG belongs to Nitrospirota bacterium and includes:
- a CDS encoding IS1380 family transposase, whose protein sequence is DAARLADDPVHKLLLDRDPVAGDALASQPTLSRFENAVGPKDLLRLGRDLAETVIAHHAARRKGRAWQITIDLDPTDDPTHGAQQLALFNGHYGTWCYLTLLGFLRFDDEPEQHLFAALLRPGTASRQGVSGLLVRVIARLRSAFPKARLLVRLDGGLGIPELLDRLEAVGVDYVIGLPTNAVLRRRAEKALRKARRRARETGQTATAYTECGYAAKTWSRRRRVVIKAEVVAHPGRALKDNPRFVVTNRPERAQAVYEQLYCYRGEIENRIKELLHGLEVDRTSCSRFWANQFRVLLTAAAYVLLQELRRHAAHTVCARAQVTTLRERLLKLGARVVVSVRRIVLHLPASAPFREAWRQVALAVGARAG